In one window of Ferrovum sp. PN-J185 DNA:
- the mutM gene encoding bifunctional DNA-formamidopyrimidine glycosylase/DNA-(apurinic or apyrimidinic site) lyase, with amino-acid sequence MPELPEVEVTRLSLLPYLINYKVDKATILTPKLRYPIDSQLSKKICGATITAINRRSKYLIISTTQGSLMVHLGMTGTLTIKPRNAPLTKHDHASFSIGDYSLIYNDPRRFGALIWADPHDESCFLPFFKKLGIEPFDPLFNGHYLWQHAHTRVQAIKPLLLGGEIVVGVGNIYASEALFKAGILPQRSAKRISKQRYQTLAESILNTLHHAIELGGSTLKDFQHGTEKNGYFQIHHQVYDREHQPCYRCQIPIKRIRQGQRSTFFCPHCQR; translated from the coding sequence ATGCCAGAATTACCTGAAGTTGAGGTAACGCGCTTATCTTTGCTACCGTATCTCATTAATTATAAAGTTGACAAGGCGACAATCCTTACTCCCAAACTGCGTTATCCTATCGATTCACAATTAAGTAAAAAAATCTGTGGCGCTACTATTACAGCGATTAATCGGCGCTCCAAATACTTAATTATTAGTACCACCCAAGGTAGTCTGATGGTTCATCTGGGCATGACGGGAACACTAACTATCAAACCACGTAATGCCCCTTTGACTAAACATGATCACGCCTCCTTTAGTATTGGGGACTATAGTCTAATTTATAATGATCCCCGTCGTTTTGGTGCTCTGATTTGGGCTGACCCTCATGATGAGTCTTGTTTTCTGCCTTTTTTTAAAAAACTAGGTATTGAACCCTTTGATCCATTATTTAATGGTCACTATTTATGGCAACACGCTCATACCAGAGTACAGGCAATTAAACCGTTACTATTAGGTGGTGAGATTGTTGTTGGGGTGGGCAATATTTATGCAAGTGAAGCCTTATTTAAGGCAGGAATACTACCTCAACGCAGTGCTAAGCGTATTTCCAAACAACGCTACCAAACCCTAGCAGAAAGCATTCTAAACACCCTTCATCATGCTATAGAGTTAGGAGGAAGTACGTTAAAAGACTTTCAGCATGGCACAGAAAAAAATGGTTATTTCCAAATTCATCATCAAGTATATGATCGTGAACATCAACCCTGCTATCGCTGCCAGATACCGATCAAACGTATCCGGCAAGGACAACGCTCAACTTTCTTTTGTCCACACTGCCAACGATAG